The Geoalkalibacter subterraneus genome contains the following window.
ACCGAGGTGGATCTTCCCTCAGGATCTTCTTTTCTGGATAAAGATGGCCACGAGCGCAGAGAAATCCGCACAAAATGGTGGCAGTCCAAGGCGGACACCTACCGGGAGGCCGCTTTGTTGTCTGAAAGTGAACTGTCCCGTATCCCGGACGACCCGTTTCCGGAGGATGAGCTTATCGGCTATTCGTACGATGCACCTGCGGTCTTCTTCGGCCATTACTGGCTGCAGGGACAGCCATCTGTTTTCAATCAAAACATTGCCTGCCTTGATTACAGTGTGGGCAAACCCGGAGGCGCGCTCTGTTGTTATCGCTGGAGTGGAGAGTCGCAACTTTCGAATGAAAATTTTGTCCGCGTTCCTCGTAAAAACTGAAAAGTAGGTAGGACTTTGTAGCTGCAGAGACACAAGTATTTTTCGGGTACTGACTCTGTCATTGAACTCGGTTTGAGCAGGATTTCATTTTTTTGTATTAGCAAGGAGTTCAACGCTAAACGACACAAACTGTCGCGTTCCCAAGGCATTCTATATGTACACACATTGAAGAAGTCAGGAGGGACGGATGAGCGAAAAGTTTGAAAATGGAGTTGTTGCCCGGTACGTACTGAATATCCTCACCAGTCGCAAGTCTTTTCAAGTGCCTCCCCTTGAAGCACTGGTTGAGTGGCTCGAAGACGAGGGCGCCGACCTGGGACTGGTTCCGGCCGGAGTCTGCCTGGGCGATGATGTGGAGCAGATACGTGAGGTTTGGCGAGGTCGTGATATTGCTCCTCGAGCCATCCGGAAAATTTTCAGCACAACTCTCGAGCATTTAAGTGGTGTCTGTGAGGCGACGCAGGGTAAGGGACCCAGCCGGCTGGAAAAGAACCTGCGCCTTCTGGCTGCTGAACTGGGGCTCGACGAGATCGAACGCGATCTGCTCGGACTTGCAGTACGCTATCAAGTCAGTTCCGAGGTTGAGAATTTGTGTGATTCTCTCTCCCGGCGCAAGCGCAATACTCATACCTTCTGCGCGCTCATGCTGGGGACTTCGATGCAGCAGATTACTGAAAAACTGCGTCCCGGCGCCCGCCTCGTAGGTTCAGGGCTCATTGAACTCACCGGGAACTCCATTCACGAGCTTTTAAGTATTCCGGAATCAGTTCTGCACGGTCTGCGCAGCGCCCAAGGCGACCTGGGTTCACTGCGTTCGCAGATCATTGGGCCCGTGTGTGCCCCGCAGCTTCCCTGGGAAGCCTTCAGCTACCTGATGCCTGCGGTCGGGCAGGCCGCCAACTTTCTCAAAGAAGCGGCTCGTGGTGGATTGTCCGGGGTGAACATCCTGATCTACGGCCCTCCAGGAACCGGCAAGACTGAATTCTGCAAGACCCTCTGTGCCCACCTGGGTCTCGATCTGTTTTCCGTTGGCGAGGCCGATGAAGACGGCGACGAACCAGACCGCAGGGATCGTCTCAATAGCTACAGGCTCTCTCAGAATTTGCTGCGCTATCAACGTGGTTCGGTTTTACTCTTTGACGAGATGGACGATCTGGTTGCAGGAGGAGCCTCGCCTTTTTTGCCCCGGCGACTGCGCACCGGTTCAAAGATCTTTCTCAATCGTCTGCTCGAGAACAATCCGGTTCCCACTCTGTGGATTATCAATGACGTCACCCGTCTTGAGGCACCGCTGGTGCGGCGCATGGCTCTGGCCCTTGAAATGAAAACCCCGTCCCGGGCTGCCCGCCAGCAGGTTTGGGAGAGGCTTCTTGCCAGCGGTGGGGTGGATCTGTCGCCGGAGGATCTGACGGAACTGGCCGCTCAGGATGTCCCGCCCGCCGTCGTCGAGGGAGCCATCCGCTTTGCCAAGCTGGCCGGCGGGTCCAGTGATGATGTGCGTTTTGCCGCCCGCAGCCTGGTCAAGGCGATGAACGGGGGGCTGATGCTGGCCCCCAAGAACAAAAACCTCGAGGTCTTCGCTCCCGATCTGGTCCATGCCGATCTCGACCTCGATCATCTCACCGCACGGCTCTGCAAACCCGATGCGGCTCGCAACGTCTCTCTTTGCTTGCATGGGCCTCCCGGTACCGGAAAGACCGCCTATGTGCGTCACCTCGCTGAGGCCATGGGACTTGAGGTTCTGGTCAAGCGTGCTTCCGACCTCTTCAGCCCTTATGTGGGCGTAAGCGAGCAAAACATCGCCGCCGCTTTCAATGAAGCCCGGGACAAGGAAGCCTTTCTCGTGTTTGACGAGGCCGACTCACTGCTCGGTGACCGGCGTTATGCTCAACACAGTTGGGAAATCAGCCAGGTCAACGAAATGCTCACCTGGATGGAATCCCATCCTTTGCCTTTTGCCTGTACCACTAACCTCATGGATCGCCTCGATGCCGCAAGCCTGCGTCGTTTCACCTTTAAAGTCGGTTTTGACTACCTGCGGCCCAGCCAGTGCGAGCAGGCGTTTGAGCTTTTCTTCGGGCAGCCGGCGCCGGCCAGCCTCAGAGATCTGTCGGTTCTTACTCCCGGCGACTTCGCCGTCGTTCGAAAAAAGGCACAGGTCCTTGCCTGCACCCAAGATCCCATTGAATTGATTGCGATGCTAACGCAGGAATGTCAGGTCAAAGGTCCCTCCCTGCGACCCATGGGGTTTGCCTGTTGAAATTGAGAACATTTAAATGTTGTTTGGTTTACGGTATTTAAGGTTCAACACCAGACTTTATGTCAGTAAAGGTGAAGGTGTGGAACCTCGAAATGACATAATATCGAACTGGGAGAGACTCCGACATGAACAATGACAATCTGAAAAGCGATTTCGAAGGCCTCAAAAACTGGATCGTGCGCAAATCGGATGAACACAGGTCCTGCCGACAGGAAGAACGGGAGTGGCAAGCTGAATGTATCGAGGCCGATGTCTTGCGGAAAATCTTTGATTTTGGGGTCAAAGCAGGTCTGCGAGTTTCCTGGTGCGATATTGAGAAGGTTCTGGCCGCCGAGGATGACGAGGATCCAGAGGTCCCGGAGGAAGGGATTCAGGAGACGCTTTTTGATGTCTGGCAGAGGGTGACCGATCCGGACATGGATGATCGGGGTATTGAAGCATCAAC
Protein-coding sequences here:
- a CDS encoding AAA family ATPase encodes the protein MSEKFENGVVARYVLNILTSRKSFQVPPLEALVEWLEDEGADLGLVPAGVCLGDDVEQIREVWRGRDIAPRAIRKIFSTTLEHLSGVCEATQGKGPSRLEKNLRLLAAELGLDEIERDLLGLAVRYQVSSEVENLCDSLSRRKRNTHTFCALMLGTSMQQITEKLRPGARLVGSGLIELTGNSIHELLSIPESVLHGLRSAQGDLGSLRSQIIGPVCAPQLPWEAFSYLMPAVGQAANFLKEAARGGLSGVNILIYGPPGTGKTEFCKTLCAHLGLDLFSVGEADEDGDEPDRRDRLNSYRLSQNLLRYQRGSVLLFDEMDDLVAGGASPFLPRRLRTGSKIFLNRLLENNPVPTLWIINDVTRLEAPLVRRMALALEMKTPSRAARQQVWERLLASGGVDLSPEDLTELAAQDVPPAVVEGAIRFAKLAGGSSDDVRFAARSLVKAMNGGLMLAPKNKNLEVFAPDLVHADLDLDHLTARLCKPDAARNVSLCLHGPPGTGKTAYVRHLAEAMGLEVLVKRASDLFSPYVGVSEQNIAAAFNEARDKEAFLVFDEADSLLGDRRYAQHSWEISQVNEMLTWMESHPLPFACTTNLMDRLDAASLRRFTFKVGFDYLRPSQCEQAFELFFGQPAPASLRDLSVLTPGDFAVVRKKAQVLACTQDPIELIAMLTQECQVKGPSLRPMGFAC